The following is a genomic window from Balneola sp..
GTCCCTCTGGTTTTTTTAAAACCTCTTGGAACCATTTGCCATAACGACGCTACAATTTCGATTCCACCTCATAGTAATGATGTTCATTACGAAGCTGAAATTGTGATCGCAATTTCAAAAGAAGGAAAGAATATTTCGCACGGTTCAGCTATGGATCATGTGGGCGGGTATGGAGTTGGAATCGACTTTACTGCGCGTGATATTCAATCCATTTCTAAAAAACAGGGTCAACCCTGGACCATAGCGAAAGGATTTGATAATTTTGCGCCAATCAGCTCCTTCGTGCCATTTTCAGAAATTAATAATCCAGACGATCTAGATATCAAACTATTCCAGAATGGGTTTGTGAAGCAACATGGAAATTCTTCTGAAATGATCTTCCCTGTTCCTAACCTTATTAACTTTCTGTCCGGCATTTTCACTCTATATCCGGGAGATCTGATTTTCACCGGTACGCCGGAAGGAGTTGGCCCGGTTGCTTCAGGAGATAAACTGGAGGTACTTCTCGACAATGGAATAACAACACTAACGGTGAATATCGAGTAAGATTTGAGGCTTTTCTTCCTTTTAATTTGCAGTCTATTCTATCTACCGCTGAGTGCTCAGTCTTTGGACTACTTATGGCCAACAAACTCAGGAAATTACCTGAGTTCAACATTTGGTGAGACTCGTTCGGCGCATTTCCATGCCGGACTTGATATCAAGACGTGGGGTCGTGAAGGGTATAAAGTGTATGCATCTAAAGAAGGTATTCTATATCGGCTTTTGGTTACCGAACGTGGGTATGGAAATGCTGTTTATCTAAAACATCCTGACGGTACCTTTACCGTCTATGCTCATATGCAGCGGTTTAATGATGCTTTTCAGGCCATGGCCGACTCTATTCGGATGATTGATTATTCTTTTGAAATGGATGTCATTATGGATTCGCTCCAGATTAAGGTAGAGCAAGGAGATGTTATAGGGTATACAGGTTCAACCGGCATAGGCCCGCCACACCTTCACTTTGAAATTCGGGATTCTATTGAGCAGCCCATCAACGCATTAACATCAAACTTAACGGTGAAAGATGAACTGCCCCCGGTATTTTCCTCTATTATTTTGGAGCCTCTGAGCAAGGATAGCCGAATTGAAGGACGCCCGACTTCCTATTATTCCCGTGTCAAAGAAACTCGATCCGGCGTTTATGATTTTGGAGAAGTTAACGTTTCAGGCAAAACAGGGTTTGCGGTAAATGTGTATGACCGAGCCAATGATGTTTATAATGCCTACGCCGTTTATTCTCTTGCTCTGATTCAGGATTCAGACACTCTTTTTTATGAAGAGCTGAATACCTTTAGCTATAATGAACCCAGTGAAATGACTTTGGATCGGATAGCTCCCTTCGGTTCTTCTCAAAGAGGTCACCAGCGATTATATAAAAAGGACGGCAGTAACAATCCGTTCTATATCATCACCAAAGAGCAAGCGATGCTGATACCAGAAGATTCAGCTCGGAACTACACCATTGTTGCCTCTGATTATTTCGGAAATACTTCAACAGCTAAAATTACACTCGTTAAGAGTTCCCGCACCTCGTCTTCCTCCCTGGGTGAGCTAAATACAAATCCCGAAAAGTGGTTCTGGTCTGAAAACTGGTTTTCTCCCGATTTGAAAAGTACGATTGACTTGAGAAGAGATGATTTGGGATATCCATGGTCGGAGAATCAGCAGATTGTTCAATTAGATTCTTCTACCTCGGTGAATTTCACAAGAATCAAACCTACTGAACCTGAAATAATCAGTACTCCCGATCAGCGATTGAAAGTTCGCTTCGGCACTCATGCTTTTTTCGATACTTTAACTGTTGCTACGGGATACGATATAACGAATAATGAAATTCAGATCTCAATTCAGCCTCAAATGTTAGCGATCAAATCTGACTATCAAGTTCAGCTTTATATGGGAGATGCATTTGAACCGGGCAACAAATACCGGTTATTTCAAAAAGATAACTCCGATGAGTCTTTGGATTATATCGATTCTGAGTTAATCGGCAGAACTATTCATGCCTACCCCTCTGAGCTTGGAGAGTTTGTGATCATGCCCGATAGTACAGCTCCTGAAATTTCTTATTTCCAAGTCTATCAAACCGACTATGGGGTTTGGAAAGCTTCCGTTCAGGTGACAGATGAGGAAACTGGAATTGAATCTTCTTCTGCTGTTTTCAAAGTAAATGGAGTACGCGGTATTGCTGAATATGATTATGAAAAAGATCTTTTGATCTATTCTCTTCCGGGCTTTGATCCTAATTCATCAAATACAGCATATATAGAGATAAAAGATAAAGCCGGAAATACAGCTCAAGCTATATTTGAAAACTGATTTCCGACTTTAAAAAGATTATAGATAAGCAATACAGCTAATCTCTACCAGTACGTTCTTGGGAAGTGTTTTTACAGCTACCGTTTCTCTTGCAGGGGGATCAGATTTAAATCGAGCTCCATATACTTCATTAACAGCTCCAAAGTCTCCCATATCCGCTAAAAATATTGTGCATTTCAGCACATTGGAGAAATCTACACCTGCTTCAGTAAGAACAGCTTCAAGATTTTTCATGACCTGCTCAGCTTGTTCAGCAGCAGTCTCTCCCACTAACTCCATGGTTTTTGGATCTAAAGGAATTTGACCGGAACAATATAATGTACCGTTATGTGAGGTAGCTTGGCTGTAAGGGCCGATTGCAGCAGGTGCTGTGTCAGTAGAATGTATTTTTTTCATGTAAATATTCTTTAAGGATTAAATTGAAATGGAACCAAAAGCATGTGTGCTAATAAATTGCAGAAAGCAGCACATATGATTATTTTCACTAACATATAAATTTGACCCGATTTCAACCAAATACAATTTTAGATAAAAATGAAAAAGCTACTTAGAAATCTATTCTCAGCATTCTTACTTGTTGGGATACTTGCCAGTTGTGAAACTTCGGACCCTCTTATTGATGAAGCACAAAAAAATATCTTTACTCAGAGGTTTGATAGTGCCCTTTCCGTATTAGATCGTTCCATTGAAAAGAATCCTGAAACAGGACTTCCGTACTATTACAAGGCTTTGGCATATGCTGAAAAAGCAAAAACAATTCCACAGGCCGGTGAAAGAAAAGAAACTTACACAAATTTCCGTGAGAACATTCTTACCGCAAGAGAGAAATTTGAGAGCATGGAAGAAGCTCCTTCTGAAAAAGGAGATGTAACAAACCTGGTTTTGAATACCTGGGGATTTGAGCACAACACAGCTATTGAGTACGTAAATAGTGACTCTCTGCGTGCTACCGTTGATGAGCCTATCAAAACATCTATTGCTCACCTTGAAAATGCCGTTATCATTAACCCGGACAGTACCCTTTCCTGGGATATTTTAGCTCAGGTTAGAGGAATTGACGGAGACTATGCAGGTGCAATTTCAGCGCTCGAAACAGCGATGGATCTAAAATCACCTACTCCAGCAGAGGACTACCAAAGATTAGGAAGTTACTACAACGCTGACGACCAGCCTGAAAAAGCAATCGACGTTTTAAACACTGGTGTTGATGCATATCCGGATAGCATTCAATTGGTTACTGTATTAGCAGATGCTTACATGCAAGCAGGACAAAGAGACAAGTCCATGCAAACTCTTAGAAACCTTATTGAGCGTAATCCTGAGAATGCACGCTATCACTTTGCTTTAGGAACACAACTACTACAGGCAGCCACTGAGGTGACTGAAGAGATCGATGCGAATTACGATACCATTTATGAGTACACTACTCAGCTCAGAAATAATGAAGGTGATTCTGACGCCATTAATGCATCTATTGATTCCCTCATTTCTCAAAATGAAGAGCTCTTAGCTAGTATGAATTCATTTAGCGACCAAGCTGAAGAAGAACTTACACAGGTAACTGAACTTGATGCTAATAACGCACAAGCGTATGAGTATCTTGGAATCTCTTACCAGAATAAAGCTTCTGTTCTTTATCAAAAGAGAAACTTCACTCAGGATAATGAACTTGCTACACAGCTTGACGAACAGGCCAAAGAGATTATCCGCCAAGCTATGACAGCCTATGAAAAATCAGCGGAATTAAACCCTGATAACCAACGAGTATGGCAATCACTTTCTCGTGTATATTTACAACTAGATATGCAGGAAAAAGCAGAAGAAGCCATGAATAAAGCGGGCATGTAATTTCCCATATCAAAAAATTTAATATGACTATTTCAAATTTTACCCGGTTTACAGGTTTACTTCTTGTGACCGGGTTTTTTTTATCATGCAGTTCTTCAAAGGTTAATATTGATGAACTCATTCAGAATAATAAATATCAGGAAGCCATAACTGAGATAGATGCACGGCTTGCAGAAAATCCTGCTCAGCCCGAATTATATATTCAGAAGGGGAAAATCAATGCTTCTTTCGCTCAGGATACTGACCCTGAATTACGGCCGGAATTCTATTCAAATACAGATCAGAATTTTGAAATGGCAATAGAATACGGTGCTTTAAATGCACAAGTAGCTACTATTGACAGCCTTCGCCAGCAGTACTGGAAAAGCGAACATAATGCCGGTTTGCGTATCACTGATAACGACGCACTGTCAGATAGATATCATCTGGCTTCTATACATTTTAAGAATGCCCTTATCCTGCGGGAAGATGCTGTCAGCAGCTACAAAAACCTATCAGTAGCTCAGTTCAACCAAGGCGATGTAGATGATGCAATAGGCACTCTGGAAACTGCATTAGAATATGCAGGAGATGAACCGACAGAAATCTATGAAAACCTTGGATATCTTTATCTTGAAAAAGGAGATCCGGAACAGTCTGCCTATTATTACGAACTTGCGAACACCAATCTGGAGGAAGACCTCAACCTTGCCTTTGGACTTGTAAACGCGTACATCTCGAACGGAAGCAACGAGCAAGCTGTCGACATCCTCGAGTCACTTGTAGCAAACAATCCTGATAATGCCAACCTAAGGAATGTTTATGGCACTCAGTTATATCTGATCACATCAGGTATCATGGAAGACCTCAAATCAGCCTACAGCAACAACGATACTGTTCTGGTAGATCAGATTTTATTTGAAGCTGAAGGAATGGGTGATGAAGCAGAAACCCAACTAATTGAAGCCTTCCGCAGAGATACATCCAATACCGAATACCTTGAAAGCCTCGCTGTGTTCTACAATAACCTTTCAGCACAATATCTTTCGCTGTTACCCAGTGCTTTTGAGAACGACAAAAACGAGTTAGAAAATAAAGCCTATAACCTCATCAATTTTGCGATTGATTACTATGAAAAATTGGTTGCAATAGATGCCAATAACGATGAGTACATCCAAAAACTCAGTGTTCTCAAAACTTTAAAAAATCGCAAAACTGCATCTGCAGACAACTAATTATGAAATTTAACACGAAGACGATTCACGCCGGCCAGAAGTCAGAAGAAACCTCAGGCGCGGTAATGCCCCCCATCTTTCAAACTTCAACCTACGAGCAAGAAGCCCCAAACAAGCATAAGGGTTACGATTATGCCCGAGTAGGAAATCCAACCCGTACTGCACTCGAGAAAATGCTTGCAGGCCTTGAAGGAGCCGATGAAGCTGCCTGCTTTTCCAGCGGAGTAGCCGCGATGGATGCGCTCATGAAGATGCTTCGTCCTGGTGACCATGTTATCACCACTAACGACTTGTATGGCGGCTCTTATCGTCTTTTTACTAAAGTTTTTGAGCCTTATGGCATTGACTTCACTTTTGTGGACATGACTGATATCTCTAAAGTGAAAGATGAAATTAGACCTGAAACTAAATTGATGTGGATTGAAACACCCACAAATCCTCTTTTGCGTATTGTGGATATCAAGGGATTAGTGGATATAGCTAAGCCCAGCAATATCCTTACCGTAGTTGATAATACATTTGCTTCCCCTTACCTCCAGCGCCCTTTAGAATTTGGTGCTGATGCTGTTCTTCATTCGGCCACTAAATATTTAGCCGGACATTCTGATGTAATTCATGGAGCGGTTGCAAGTTCTAATGATGAAATCATGGAGAATCTGCGTTTTCAAACCAAGACTTCGGGAGCTGTTCCGGGACCTATGGATTGCTACCTGACTTTAAGAGGTATCAAAACCCTGAGTGTTCGCGTACAGCGTTCGGTAGATAATGCTAAGGAAATAGCGGCCTTTCTTGAAGGTCATGGCAAAGTTGAGTCTGTTCTATATCCAGGATTAAAGTCTCACCCACAACATGATTTGGCTAAAAAGCAGATGGATGATTTTGGGGCTATGCTTTCCTTTACCCTGAAAGATGATTCTATAGAAGCCGCAACTAAATTTATGCAGAATACCAAGGTCTTCACCTTGGCAGAAAGTTTAGGCGGTGTTGAGTCCTTAATCAGTCACCCCGCATCTATGACTCACGGTTCCATTCCAAAAGACGTTCGCGAAAAAGCGGGACTTAAAGATTCTTTGATCAGAATTTCTGTAGGAATTGAAGATGCTGAAGATCTCATCGAAGACTTAAAGCAGGCATTTTAAGATATCATCATTGCCAAGGCTTTAGTATCTTTAGAGCGTTAAAAAAGCGCTTACAGAATATCTAATCATTAAATTATTTCTATCATGCGAGACGTAGTAATTGTATCCGCTAAACGAACTCCAATGGGAGCATTCGGCAGTAGTTTATCATCTTTTTCTGCACCTGAACTTGGAGCTTCTGCAATTCTCGAAGCCGTTAAAGCCGGTGGTATCAAAGCTGATGATGTACAAGAAGTAGTTATGGGGAATGTCCTTTCAGCCGGAATAGGTCAAGCACCTGCACGCCAGGCAGCAATGAAAGCCGGTCTTCACGAACGCACGCCCGCAACTACCGTTAATAAAGTATGTGCATCCGGAATGAAGTCCATTATGATAGCGGCAGACCAAATTCGATTGGGTCAGGCAGACATCATTATAGCGGGCGGTATGGAAAGCATGAGTAATGTCCCCTACTACCTTCCCAAACAACGCTTTGGTTCCAAATACGGAAATGTAGAAGCTGAGGATGGTATCGTTAAAGATGGACTTTTCGATGTGTATAATAAGTACATGATGGGAAATGCCGGAGATTTATGTGCCCGGGAATGCAATATTAGCCGCGAGGAACAGGACGAGTATGCGATCACTTCTTACAAGCGTGCTATCGATGCTACTGAAAAAGGTTACTTTAGTGATGAAGTAATCAAAATGAAGGTCAAAGACCGAAAAGGCAACGTAACTGAAGTTGAGAAGGATGAAGAATTAGATAAAGTCCGTTTTGAAAAAATTCCCAATTTAAGACCTGTATTCGCTAAAGACGGAACCGTTACAGCGGCTAACGCCTCTAGTATCAATGACGGTGCAGCAGCTGTTCTGGTGATGAGTGCAGAAAAAGCAGAAGAATTAGGCTTAAAACCACTCGCTAAAATTCTGAGCCACGCAAGTGCTGCTAAAGCTCCCGAATGGTTTACAACCGCTCCTGCTGATGCAATACCTATTGCTTTGGACCGAGCAGGACTTAGCAAAGATGACATTGACCTTTTTGAAATTAATGAAGCCTTCTCAGTCGTAGCTCTTGCAAACAACCAAATTCTTGAACTCGACCCTGAAAAAGTGAATATCCACGGTGGGGCTGTCAGTATTGGGCATCCACTGGGTTGTTCTGGGGCTCGCATCATAGTGACCCTAATCCATGCTCTTAAGCGTACAAAAGGTAAATATGGCTGTGCCGGCATTTGTAATGGCGGTGGCGGAGCTTCTTCTTTAGTACTTGAAATGCTTTAAAGCCCTAAAACCCGCTTTATTTTAGAGCGGGTTTATTTTTTTATTGACATTATTATTTCACACACATATTATACAGTCGACCTGAAAACAAAACGACATCTCTTTATAGAATAAAGCTACTATTCAATTTATCGTTAATTAAACATCATCACAGAGAACACTCTCATCTTAACAGGTCAACCTAAACTCGAAGCACTATATACGTTATAGAAATACTGCTACAAACTTTTAAGCGTTAATACGCGCAAACAGTAAACAATTAGTTCTATATGCTTAACAGGCTGCTTTTTATTAGTAGTTTGCTTTGCTTATTGATTGCTCAAGGGGTTAATGCCCAGCAACTGAAAGTAGTAGCAGAAACGAGTTCCTTTACGGACTATGAGTTCGTCAATGATGACCTGAAAATCATGTCTTCATACGGCCTTACAGTTCCTGTGTCTGGAAATTCGCCTCGATATCAAATCCTGGAACAGGCTGTATCTACTCTAAATTCTACAGTAAGTCAGGAAAAAGCTGCCGTCCTCGCTCTCTCCTCAACAAACCAGCCATTAATCGAAACCTCTGAACCTGGTGTATATAGAGGAAATAAGGTGAGTTCGTTAAGCATAAACATTGCCCGACATGGAGAAAGAGAAACACTGGTACTTAGAAAACTTCGCTTGCGTGTTTATAAGGAAGGAGATCAGGTTCTGCCAAAACAAAATCGCTCTAAAGCTTTAAGCACTTCTTTATTTGAAACCGGAACCTGGTACAAAATACCGGTCACTCAAAGTGCAATCTACCAACTTGATGCTGACTATATGGAAAGTCTTGGCATTGACATTTCTTCCATCGATCCTCGAAATATACAGTTATGGGGCACTAACGGATATCAGCTGCCAGAGTTAAACAGCGCTTCCCGCCCTGAACTAAGCCAATTACCAATCATTGTTGAAGGTCAGAATGATGGCGTATTTAACACCAATGACCGTGTGCTGTTTTATGGAAATAGCCCACACCAGATATTAAGAGACAGTCTTGATTTTTCACACCAAATACACCCATACAGTAATCAGAATTTCGTATTCCTTACTATTGGTGATGAAGCTGGTAGCCGACTTTCTGTATCTAATAACAATATCTCTCCTTCCAGAACCATAACAACATTCTCTGATTTCATCTGGAAAGATGAAGAGCTTTATAAATCCGAAGATCGTATTAAGTCGGGTCGATACTGGTTTGGCCGTCGTTTTGAAGCCACAAGTAACGGGACACCCATCACCGTGTTTTCAGATACGCTACCCGGAATATTAGAAGATGAGCCACTTACAGTTGAAGGACAGTTTGTAAGCCGTTCTACACGCTCTTCGAGTTTTGACATTTCACTGAATGAAGTTGAAATAGCTGATATAAACATACGGTCTTTGAGATGTAACAATTGCTCCAGCTGCTATAATTGCAGTGAAGGCGAATCGGGAGTGGCTAACAGCTTCTCAACTTCAATTACCCCAAGCATCCAAAATGGAGTCATTGAAGCTAGTGCTACCTATAATCATACTGAATCTAATTCTACAGGCTTTTTAGACTGGTTTCGCATTGTTGTACAAAGGGAGTTACAGGCTAAAAATAACCGCTTATTCTTTTATTCTCCTGCTGATGGTTCTTCTTCGGAGTTAGGTCAATACCGGCTTACCGGTTTCGATAGCCAGCCAACCGTTTTGGATGTAACAGATCCAACAAGTCCTAAGCTTCTAGGATCAACCGGATCAAATGGCACCTTCAGCGTCAATTACCGCACAGGAAATGATTTACGATTTATTGCCCAGTCTACCTTCAATCAACCTGCAGCCGGTCAGCCTGTTGAAGCTCAGAATTTGAGAGGTATTACCGAGTATCCTGACTATATAATTGTAGTTGCTGAGGAGTTTCTTGAGTATGCTGAAGAGCTTGCTGCTTACCGTGCTGATAAAGACGGATTAACTCCTGTAGTTGTTACTCAAGAGCAAATCCTGA
Proteins encoded in this region:
- a CDS encoding acetyl-CoA C-acyltransferase (Catalyzes the synthesis of acetoacetyl coenzyme A from two molecules of acetyl coenzyme A. It can also act as a thiolase, catalyzing the reverse reaction and generating two-carbon units from the four-carbon product of fatty acid oxidation), with the translated sequence MRDVVIVSAKRTPMGAFGSSLSSFSAPELGASAILEAVKAGGIKADDVQEVVMGNVLSAGIGQAPARQAAMKAGLHERTPATTVNKVCASGMKSIMIAADQIRLGQADIIIAGGMESMSNVPYYLPKQRFGSKYGNVEAEDGIVKDGLFDVYNKYMMGNAGDLCARECNISREEQDEYAITSYKRAIDATEKGYFSDEVIKMKVKDRKGNVTEVEKDEELDKVRFEKIPNLRPVFAKDGTVTAANASSINDGAAAVLVMSAEKAEELGLKPLAKILSHASAAKAPEWFTTAPADAIPIALDRAGLSKDDIDLFEINEAFSVVALANNQILELDPEKVNIHGGAVSIGHPLGCSGARIIVTLIHALKRTKGKYGCAGICNGGGGASSLVLEML
- a CDS encoding cystathionine gamma-synthase, with translation MKFNTKTIHAGQKSEETSGAVMPPIFQTSTYEQEAPNKHKGYDYARVGNPTRTALEKMLAGLEGADEAACFSSGVAAMDALMKMLRPGDHVITTNDLYGGSYRLFTKVFEPYGIDFTFVDMTDISKVKDEIRPETKLMWIETPTNPLLRIVDIKGLVDIAKPSNILTVVDNTFASPYLQRPLEFGADAVLHSATKYLAGHSDVIHGAVASSNDEIMENLRFQTKTSGAVPGPMDCYLTLRGIKTLSVRVQRSVDNAKEIAAFLEGHGKVESVLYPGLKSHPQHDLAKKQMDDFGAMLSFTLKDDSIEAATKFMQNTKVFTLAESLGGVESLISHPASMTHGSIPKDVREKAGLKDSLIRISVGIEDAEDLIEDLKQAF
- a CDS encoding reactive intermediate/imine deaminase (has endoribonuclease activity on mRNA), with product MKKIHSTDTAPAAIGPYSQATSHNGTLYCSGQIPLDPKTMELVGETAAEQAEQVMKNLEAVLTEAGVDFSNVLKCTIFLADMGDFGAVNEVYGARFKSDPPARETVAVKTLPKNVLVEISCIAYL
- a CDS encoding isomerase/hydrolase → MKNPSIPGLDLDVNNIYCIGRNYAQHAKEMGSAIPKVPLVFLKPLGTICHNDATISIPPHSNDVHYEAEIVIAISKEGKNISHGSAMDHVGGYGVGIDFTARDIQSISKKQGQPWTIAKGFDNFAPISSFVPFSEINNPDDLDIKLFQNGFVKQHGNSSEMIFPVPNLINFLSGIFTLYPGDLIFTGTPEGVGPVASGDKLEVLLDNGITTLTVNIE